A region from the Takifugu rubripes chromosome 22, fTakRub1.2, whole genome shotgun sequence genome encodes:
- the LOC101064802 gene encoding zinc finger and BTB domain-containing protein 14-like isoform X2, with protein sequence MSDLLRYIDYDHKATFLKMLNQQRLEACSNYFKKLFKKQSDEDNSIVELDFIRSDIFEEVLNYMYTARLAVRKKDINMMMSSGQILGINFLDNLCTQKRELTNMKTRENQAPGDHGMRAQDAILKELAMEEVRKNSFYDQGMDGMGPGASHVSQPHNYNTNMNKDPHGHSWGSTSSTDMKLEYLLYGHRDQASCQSAGPKPMDHNARKERLLTANRPYGCEHCPKAFTTAAHLKEHLKIHSGFKPHRCVVCGKAFIRGPDLKRHERVHSNERPFACQLCEKAFKHKSHLKDHERQHRGERPFNCGSCDKAFIKASDLKRHWNTMHSGNPRRHMSLSPATSQHGQADVSDQRDWKMEAGPHSHNSGDC encoded by the exons ATGTCTGATTTATTGAGATATATCGACTATGACCACAAAGCAACCTTTCTGAAGATGCTGAACCAACAAAGATTGGAGG CCTGCAGCAACTACTTTAAAAAGCTTTTCAAGAAGCAGAGCGACGAGGACAATTCCATCGTGGAGCTAGATTTCATCCGCTCCGATATCTTCGAGGAGGTACTTAATTACATGTACACAGCCCGACTGGCTGTGAGGAAGAAGGACATCAatatgatgatgtcatccgGTCAGATTTTGGGGATCAACTTCCTGGATAATCTGTGCACGCAGAAACGAGAGCTGACCAACATGAAGACGAGGGAGAATCAGGCACCCGGCGATCACGGCATGCGCGCTCAGGACGCCATCCTTAAGGAGCTCGccatggaggaggtgaggaagaaCAGCTTCTACGATCAGGGCATGGACGGCATGGGGCCCGGGGCCTCCCACGTGTCGCAGCCGCACAACTACAACACCAACATGAACAAAGATCCTCACGGCCACAGCTGGGGCTCCACTTCATCCACCGACATGAAGCTGGAGTACTTGCTGTACGGTCACCGAGACCAGGCTTCCTGTCAGAGCGCGGGCCCCAAGCCCATGGACCACAATGCTAGGAAAGAGCGGCTGCTAACCGCCAACCGCCCCTACGGCTGTGAGCACTGCCCAAAGGCCTTCACCACCGCCGCCCACCTCAAGGAGCACCTGAAGATCCACTCTGGCTTCAAGCCGCACCGCTGCGTCGTGTGCGGCAAGGCCTTCATCAGGGGCCCCGACCTGAAGCGGCACGAGCGCGTCCACAGCAACGAGAGGCCCTTCGCCTGTCAACTGTGCGAAAAGGCCTTCAAGCACAAATCTCACCTGAAAGACCACGAGCGGCAGCATCGGGGCGAGCGGCCGTTCAACTGCGGCTCCTGCGACAAAGCTTTCATCAAAGCGTCAGATCTGAAGCGCCACTGGAATACCATGCACAGCGGCAACCCCCGCAGACACATGTCCCTGTCCCCCGCCACCTCCCAGCACGGCCAGGCGGACGTCAGCGACCAGAGAGACTGGAAAATGGAGGCTGGGCCCCATTCACACAACTCGGGGGACTGCTGA
- the LOC101064802 gene encoding zinc finger and BTB domain-containing protein 14-like isoform X3, with the protein MSDLLRYIDYDHKATFLKMLNQQRLEGEHCDVVVVVENIEFRAHRCVLAACSNYFKKLFKKQSDEDNSIVELDFIRSDIFEEKRELTNMKTRENQAPGDHGMRAQDAILKELAMEEVRKNSFYDQGMDGMGPGASHVSQPHNYNTNMNKDPHGHSWGSTSSTDMKLEYLLYGHRDQASCQSAGPKPMDHNARKERLLTANRPYGCEHCPKAFTTAAHLKEHLKIHSGFKPHRCVVCGKAFIRGPDLKRHERVHSNERPFACQLCEKAFKHKSHLKDHERQHRGERPFNCGSCDKAFIKASDLKRHWNTMHSGNPRRHMSLSPATSQHGQADVSDQRDWKMEAGPHSHNSGDC; encoded by the exons ATGTCTGATTTATTGAGATATATCGACTATGACCACAAAGCAACCTTTCTGAAGATGCTGAACCAACAAAGATTGGAGGGTGAGCACTGtgacgtggtggtggtggtagaaAACATTGAGTTCAGGGCTCATCGCTGTGTATTGGCAGCCTGCAGCAACTACTTTAAAAAGCTTTTCAAGAAGCAGAGCGACGAGGACAATTCCATCGTGGAGCTAGATTTCATCCGCTCCGATATCTTCGAGGAG AAACGAGAGCTGACCAACATGAAGACGAGGGAGAATCAGGCACCCGGCGATCACGGCATGCGCGCTCAGGACGCCATCCTTAAGGAGCTCGccatggaggaggtgaggaagaaCAGCTTCTACGATCAGGGCATGGACGGCATGGGGCCCGGGGCCTCCCACGTGTCGCAGCCGCACAACTACAACACCAACATGAACAAAGATCCTCACGGCCACAGCTGGGGCTCCACTTCATCCACCGACATGAAGCTGGAGTACTTGCTGTACGGTCACCGAGACCAGGCTTCCTGTCAGAGCGCGGGCCCCAAGCCCATGGACCACAATGCTAGGAAAGAGCGGCTGCTAACCGCCAACCGCCCCTACGGCTGTGAGCACTGCCCAAAGGCCTTCACCACCGCCGCCCACCTCAAGGAGCACCTGAAGATCCACTCTGGCTTCAAGCCGCACCGCTGCGTCGTGTGCGGCAAGGCCTTCATCAGGGGCCCCGACCTGAAGCGGCACGAGCGCGTCCACAGCAACGAGAGGCCCTTCGCCTGTCAACTGTGCGAAAAGGCCTTCAAGCACAAATCTCACCTGAAAGACCACGAGCGGCAGCATCGGGGCGAGCGGCCGTTCAACTGCGGCTCCTGCGACAAAGCTTTCATCAAAGCGTCAGATCTGAAGCGCCACTGGAATACCATGCACAGCGGCAACCCCCGCAGACACATGTCCCTGTCCCCCGCCACCTCCCAGCACGGCCAGGCGGACGTCAGCGACCAGAGAGACTGGAAAATGGAGGCTGGGCCCCATTCACACAACTCGGGGGACTGCTGA
- the LOC101064802 gene encoding zinc finger and BTB domain-containing protein 14-like isoform X1, with product MSDLLRYIDYDHKATFLKMLNQQRLEGEHCDVVVVVENIEFRAHRCVLAACSNYFKKLFKKQSDEDNSIVELDFIRSDIFEEVLNYMYTARLAVRKKDINMMMSSGQILGINFLDNLCTQKRELTNMKTRENQAPGDHGMRAQDAILKELAMEEVRKNSFYDQGMDGMGPGASHVSQPHNYNTNMNKDPHGHSWGSTSSTDMKLEYLLYGHRDQASCQSAGPKPMDHNARKERLLTANRPYGCEHCPKAFTTAAHLKEHLKIHSGFKPHRCVVCGKAFIRGPDLKRHERVHSNERPFACQLCEKAFKHKSHLKDHERQHRGERPFNCGSCDKAFIKASDLKRHWNTMHSGNPRRHMSLSPATSQHGQADVSDQRDWKMEAGPHSHNSGDC from the coding sequence ATGTCTGATTTATTGAGATATATCGACTATGACCACAAAGCAACCTTTCTGAAGATGCTGAACCAACAAAGATTGGAGGGTGAGCACTGtgacgtggtggtggtggtagaaAACATTGAGTTCAGGGCTCATCGCTGTGTATTGGCAGCCTGCAGCAACTACTTTAAAAAGCTTTTCAAGAAGCAGAGCGACGAGGACAATTCCATCGTGGAGCTAGATTTCATCCGCTCCGATATCTTCGAGGAGGTACTTAATTACATGTACACAGCCCGACTGGCTGTGAGGAAGAAGGACATCAatatgatgatgtcatccgGTCAGATTTTGGGGATCAACTTCCTGGATAATCTGTGCACGCAGAAACGAGAGCTGACCAACATGAAGACGAGGGAGAATCAGGCACCCGGCGATCACGGCATGCGCGCTCAGGACGCCATCCTTAAGGAGCTCGccatggaggaggtgaggaagaaCAGCTTCTACGATCAGGGCATGGACGGCATGGGGCCCGGGGCCTCCCACGTGTCGCAGCCGCACAACTACAACACCAACATGAACAAAGATCCTCACGGCCACAGCTGGGGCTCCACTTCATCCACCGACATGAAGCTGGAGTACTTGCTGTACGGTCACCGAGACCAGGCTTCCTGTCAGAGCGCGGGCCCCAAGCCCATGGACCACAATGCTAGGAAAGAGCGGCTGCTAACCGCCAACCGCCCCTACGGCTGTGAGCACTGCCCAAAGGCCTTCACCACCGCCGCCCACCTCAAGGAGCACCTGAAGATCCACTCTGGCTTCAAGCCGCACCGCTGCGTCGTGTGCGGCAAGGCCTTCATCAGGGGCCCCGACCTGAAGCGGCACGAGCGCGTCCACAGCAACGAGAGGCCCTTCGCCTGTCAACTGTGCGAAAAGGCCTTCAAGCACAAATCTCACCTGAAAGACCACGAGCGGCAGCATCGGGGCGAGCGGCCGTTCAACTGCGGCTCCTGCGACAAAGCTTTCATCAAAGCGTCAGATCTGAAGCGCCACTGGAATACCATGCACAGCGGCAACCCCCGCAGACACATGTCCCTGTCCCCCGCCACCTCCCAGCACGGCCAGGCGGACGTCAGCGACCAGAGAGACTGGAAAATGGAGGCTGGGCCCCATTCACACAACTCGGGGGACTGCTGA
- the LOC101064802 gene encoding zinc finger and BTB domain-containing protein 14-like isoform X4 — MSDLLRYIDYDHKATFLKMLNQQRLEACSNYFKKLFKKQSDEDNSIVELDFIRSDIFEEKRELTNMKTRENQAPGDHGMRAQDAILKELAMEEVRKNSFYDQGMDGMGPGASHVSQPHNYNTNMNKDPHGHSWGSTSSTDMKLEYLLYGHRDQASCQSAGPKPMDHNARKERLLTANRPYGCEHCPKAFTTAAHLKEHLKIHSGFKPHRCVVCGKAFIRGPDLKRHERVHSNERPFACQLCEKAFKHKSHLKDHERQHRGERPFNCGSCDKAFIKASDLKRHWNTMHSGNPRRHMSLSPATSQHGQADVSDQRDWKMEAGPHSHNSGDC, encoded by the exons ATGTCTGATTTATTGAGATATATCGACTATGACCACAAAGCAACCTTTCTGAAGATGCTGAACCAACAAAGATTGGAGG CCTGCAGCAACTACTTTAAAAAGCTTTTCAAGAAGCAGAGCGACGAGGACAATTCCATCGTGGAGCTAGATTTCATCCGCTCCGATATCTTCGAGGAG AAACGAGAGCTGACCAACATGAAGACGAGGGAGAATCAGGCACCCGGCGATCACGGCATGCGCGCTCAGGACGCCATCCTTAAGGAGCTCGccatggaggaggtgaggaagaaCAGCTTCTACGATCAGGGCATGGACGGCATGGGGCCCGGGGCCTCCCACGTGTCGCAGCCGCACAACTACAACACCAACATGAACAAAGATCCTCACGGCCACAGCTGGGGCTCCACTTCATCCACCGACATGAAGCTGGAGTACTTGCTGTACGGTCACCGAGACCAGGCTTCCTGTCAGAGCGCGGGCCCCAAGCCCATGGACCACAATGCTAGGAAAGAGCGGCTGCTAACCGCCAACCGCCCCTACGGCTGTGAGCACTGCCCAAAGGCCTTCACCACCGCCGCCCACCTCAAGGAGCACCTGAAGATCCACTCTGGCTTCAAGCCGCACCGCTGCGTCGTGTGCGGCAAGGCCTTCATCAGGGGCCCCGACCTGAAGCGGCACGAGCGCGTCCACAGCAACGAGAGGCCCTTCGCCTGTCAACTGTGCGAAAAGGCCTTCAAGCACAAATCTCACCTGAAAGACCACGAGCGGCAGCATCGGGGCGAGCGGCCGTTCAACTGCGGCTCCTGCGACAAAGCTTTCATCAAAGCGTCAGATCTGAAGCGCCACTGGAATACCATGCACAGCGGCAACCCCCGCAGACACATGTCCCTGTCCCCCGCCACCTCCCAGCACGGCCAGGCGGACGTCAGCGACCAGAGAGACTGGAAAATGGAGGCTGGGCCCCATTCACACAACTCGGGGGACTGCTGA
- the LOC115248017 gene encoding trichohyalin-like, with the protein MAQRGTQQLKKEQEPLELSMETWREEVQHLREALAEKEEQLSRAAKRRQMRTVSHMETLTQLNNTQAALKKSNLKCASLEETLHSQQQELEERHKRELMEQEEGFNEKLLVIEEEFKRKVEEEKHKFNEEKEALRQQLFLQEKKFNKLLENEEHKYNEKIIEKEESMKRQLLTQEETHNKMLADVCQRWEKTAQTWVQMREELEQKILESQRSRQEEQEKTKEELQRLSEAILQLELQVSKKKKTKSFCRWISKKMKFWKR; encoded by the exons atggcacagcgaggaacccagcagctgaagaaagagCAAGAACCACTGGAATTATCtatggagacttggagggaagaggtccagcaccttagagaagccctggcagagaaggaggagcagctcagcagggcagcgAAGAGGCGACAGATGCGGACTGTATCCCATAtggagaccctgacccagctgaacaacacacaagctgctctgaagaagagcaacctcaaatgtgcttctctggaggaaaccctccacagtcagcagcaggagctagAGGAGCGACATaagagagagctgatggagcaggaggaaggtttcAATGAGAAGCTCCTTGTGATTGAGGAGGAATTTaagaggaaggtggaggaagagaagcacaaatttaatgaagagaaagaggccttgaggcagcagctctttctacaAGAAAAAAAGTTCAACAAACTCCTAGAAAATGAGGAACACAAATATAATGAGAAGATCATTGAAAAAGAAGAGTCAATGAAGCGGCAGCTGTTGACTCAAGAGGAGACCCataacaagatgctggctgatgtttgtcagcggtGGGAGAAGACAGCTCAGACATGGGTCCAGatgagggaagagctggagcagaaaatCCTGGAGAGCCAACGGTCGaggcaagaggagcaggagaagaccaaagaggagctccagaggctctctgaagcgatcctccaacttgag cttcaggtgtcaaagaaaaagaagacaaaaagctTCTGTAGATGGATCTCCAAAAAAATGAAGTTCTGGAAAAGATGA